CCATGTGAATAATTTTGTTGCTATCAAAATCAATAAGACTGTAAGAGCCGTACTTTGCTGAGTGTCCAGGGCTGTCAGCTCTCCCATCACCTCCTATAGACAGGGCAGTACCACGACTTCTGCACTCTGCCAACAGCTTTGTTTGATGGCTTTCCCATACTGAAACCACTGCAGGATAAAGGTAAGCTGTCTGGTGGTTGTAGAGGGTACTATCACAAATACATGCTATTCGCATCTCATTCATTAGCTGCAATATTTTTCCAGGAGTACTACCACTGAAGAGAATGGCAGCAGAAAGCATCACATTTCCAGCTGGTGTATCCTTGATCATTGGTTGACTCATCCATATCCTTTTGTGGCCACAATGGGAACAGAGCTGTTTTACACAGATAAATGTTCCCTTGGGTTGTGAGATGGTACCATTGCATATGTTGTGGCATGATGTACATGATGTGAATAGCTCCAATAGTGATGACTTAAAGACTATGTACTTTATCTCATCTAGTGTTGATCCTGGATCTATTTGCTGCTCAATTTCATCACTAAGGTGTGGATGTAATTACTAAAGGTGTGAGACTACTGTTTGCTTACTCTGTTGTGGTATCATCCTGTGTGGTCTGAAATGATGAGTCTAGATCAGTTTCCTCATGATCACCCATGTCAGTGTCTTCTGGATCAGTGGTAAATGACTCCTCAAGGGCATTTGGTACCTTTGAAAGTTTCTTCAGTGGTGGAGCAGCCAAGAGGTTACATTGTACCCCTATAGAATCCACGCCAGGCAGGTGCGTAACAGTCACAGGACCTAAGATTGATGTGGTTAGGTTTGCCGTTATATTTTTACATCATTACTTTTGTGTGCAGGTGGCTCAAGTGTTGAGGACAGCTGGATCGATGAAGACTGTGCATCTACACTTAACAACTGAGTCGATGAAGACTGTACACTTGACAACTGGGTCAATGAAGGTTGTGCACCTAGACTTGCTTCCAGTTCTTCTGTTGTTGGAGTTGTTGACATAGCTTCATAAACTAGCTATATTTTATTATGTTAAAATTACATTGACATGGTGTGTATAAATTACTACATTATTTGCTTACCGCTTTTCGCTGATGCTTTTCAGCAGCTGGTCTGGGTGGTGGAGTACTGGAATAGCAGAAACTTCCGTGCACAGGTCGTGGAAATATTGTTGGGACAGCATTAGGTTTTAATCGCTTCTTTATTGGCAATCCCATTTCTTCGTGATACCGTGGACCTTCGATAGCAAAGCATTCAGGCTCGAAATGCTTAGAACAGAGCAGTGAGGTGGGTGTCGGGCCATCCCAATCCTTTCGCTGGCGTTTCACGGCCCTAGTCCATTTAGATCGAACGCCTTCGTCACAGGGCCAACCATGAAGGCTATACCCCATTCCGCTGACCGTGTTGCAATCAGCAGCTACACACTTACTTGGCATTACTGGAGAACAGATGTATATCTAAGAATCGAAACAAAGATTACTTTACCATAGGTAAAGAGAACATTATTATAAAGCGTTGCACACCCGTGATTTAGATCACGATGTAACGTATAGTGATGCTACTTCCAGAATAAAACCGCAACTTCATAGATCGTGAGCTGCTAGCTATATAATACACGTTATGTTAAAACAATACACACCACTCTTCATTATTATCAATAAGGAGTGTTTTAAGCAAAAACAAATTTTCCATTGGAGATGACctttaatgaacgggttggctTCTTGAAGCTGTTTtatttatgacgaattgtaatgtaaacgcgacgaattctattgcaaaaccgactaattcaactgcaaaaccgacgaattcaattgcaaaactgacgaattcaattgcaaacgggacaaattcaattgcaataccgacgaatcaattgcaaacgggacgaattcaattgcaaaggcgacgaattcaattgcaaaaacctgtattacAATGAGGTCTTAATTTGTAAAGAGGTGTATGGTCTTGCTAAGGAGTACATATGCCATGAAGAAACTATGGGGGATTTGATAAACTTCACATAATAAGAGTTTCATACATGTATGCAGTTAGTTCACAGTGAGTGACGCTCAGGTGTCATTTTTAAAAACTATCACCTAGGAGATGCGCATAAtatatattaaattttaatCAACAAACATATTTAGCTTAATTCCAGTTGGATATGTACCTTTGTTATCTGAATACTATTTAATTAGTAATAGATACAAATGTGAGTAAGCATTAACATTGATAAGCAATAACATGTTGACTAGCTGGTCTATTACAGGTTGACAATTACCGAAAGTTTCAACCCAAGTATTGTTAGCTAAATATTCATCATCATCACAGTACTGTTACTAGAGCCAGTGTCAActgtggtgtggcctcaattacgCTACCCAGACAATAAGACATGCACCtattcaaatattttaatgcatgcttcTTCAAAGACTTTCCTGGAATACTCTGTGTTTGAGGAGCTGATAGGCTGTTGTATATAGCAGAGTGTAACCTATTTCATGCAGTGCAGGCTATATACTGTAGTGTTTTATACTGCTATAGTTCACAAGAAGTTCgaaggtaattaaacaatataaaaCACATATAGTTATAACTACACTACTGTAGCTAAGACTGAAAAAAATTTGAGGAGTCCATGGTCTACATGCACCCCTCCAGAACCAGCAACATGCCTGCTTTATCAGGAATACTTCTGAAATACTAATTAATATTTACTGTATACAGAGGCACACATTTACAATGAAATGAATAAACCAAAGTCTAGTAAAAAAAATCTGAAAAAATGTGTATagctcaggggtggatccagagtctggaaagagggggggcaccttgctgaaaaaaagttgaagagcaaaaaaaaaaaaaggtcacaacaataatagctagttatcctttaccaaatatattatatcacgtatgttatgtaaaataaaatcctatttatagcttcataagtaagctacactgcctcatgaacattgtgactgctttattagagtaattgactgctctattagagtatctcgatcttgtatgcaatttcttgaagggggggggggggggggggggcatttgccccaaatgccccatcctggatctgccattgtagCTGTAGGAATAATATAACAACAAAAAATCAAAGCAGCAGGTCTACATGCTACAGTGTAGTCAAAAACAAACATCAAAATAATTGCTAGCCTATACATATTATAAGAAAAAGTTTTATCTGTTCAAAGCATTATAAAGGTACACAAGTAAGTGCATGTTCTGTGCATTAACAACTACACCATCAGTTATCTGAATAATCCAAGAGAGATTCTTGCAGCATAGAAAACTTTGATTCATCTGCTTCAATGTTATTGCTACTCCTACAAAACACAGATTTTCTTGAATATGCATGTGCTGTATATAGTGGACTACTtcagtatatgtgacctaatttgggaaaaCCATTGATCTATGCACATCAATAGACTGTGGGATATGCATTTCAATCCAGTATAGCTTGGGAAGGACAAAAGCTACTAGTTTGAAGTTTTCACTGTGAATGCAGCCAGCCATTACAATTCAATCCATAGAGAGTTTTTCACAACGGTATCTGTAACGCAAGCACATCACCATGGATGGTGGTGGGGGTGATGGTGGGCAGATATAAGAACAGAAAATGGCCGAGTGGGTACTATGGTGTCTCCAGCCTTAATATTGGGCTCTAGATCTCAAGACCGCCTGTGTCACTGAGAAATAAAGAAATGTATGTAGAAAGTATCTGGACAACTCTCCAAGGCTACCCATGTGTCTAGTCTCGTGTTTCAGCTGGACAGTGACATTGCAAGGTGCCAGAGCATTCCGGCCAGTGGTGGCTGGCACACGTCTCTAGAAATCCACTCGTGAAAAGCAGCCTGATCAAACCAGAGGCTTGGCTGTGGTGCAAATGTGTAGAGagtattggtgtggctatccattgatggtgaaaagtgaacttcACCAGTGTGTGCATAGATcgatgattttcaaaaatttggtcacatatatgggaacatattacatacataaatgaGAGATCAGTTTATATTACAGTAAAAATTAAGCAGGCTAAAAAAGAACCAATGCATTGGCTGCATACAACTAGTAAACAAAAATAtataaattaaaaatgaagtatagATGCAAGCAATAAGACTAATGAGACAAGAGACGAATGAGGGTACTTATATTACATAGCattgtgggaaaatccctacattggcatgttataacaattattttgttcaatgcctaAGTAGGTATTTTCCCACAGAGTTAtgttgcaataccatcattcattgaACTCTTTCCTCACTAGTTTTTACTGtttagatccctactttattttttaaattaacaattttttataTACCACTGTTGTTTTGTTATAGCAACCAAACACGGCTGTTGTATCAGGGTGACTGGTTTAATAGAGTATTTAGAtgtttagcaaaaaaaaaagaaccACTGATCACGTGTAGAGGTTATTATTGACATGCAATGTAACACATAAATTATTTTAGCTTTCATTTGAAATTCAGGTTAAGTTTACTAATGAAGGTTTACATATGTATACAATTTGTGCAGTAGGTACCTTAAGCTTATTTCATTCAATCCATCAGCTTCATTCTTTCCATATTTATGAAACAATTTTTCTCTGATGATGTTCCTGCCAATCAATTTGAAAACAGCGATAAAGAGATATAGCAACAAAGGTGATAATACCAAAACTATTGCAAGTCCCTCAACTGTAGATGACAAagaatctgagaaagcatttaAACTGACCACCAACACCAGTGTAAGTAAAAAGATTCCATCCAACACATTAAGAAATCTGTTTCTGTATGGTTGAAACCAAAAGTGAATCATAGCGATGATGATACAAGCTGTTTGTAGGTAAAACAACATGTTGTCATAGTTACTGTTACCAACATATACTATTAAGATGATCACTTGTCGACATATTAGGTAATATGCAGCAAACCAATGATATTTGTCCTTGAagcatccttgaaactgatccaaAATTGGTTTGATTCTGGTCAATGTGATTTTCTTTCTTATTAGTGGctcaaacaataataataaaagtagaCCAATTAGCAATGCCTCACAGAACAATGCTACAATAGCATACACTAAATGACGATCAGTAAAATATTTGATTTCTGGAGATAAAAATGTACGAGTCTCATCAATATCTGTAAAAGGCAGTGGCCTCAATAACCGGAGTGATGTGGAAGCCAAAGAAGTATAGGATAGTAGTATTAGAAGGCATATCACATGGATCGCACATCGACTAATAAATTGAGCAATCCTCATAGAATATCTTGCAGCTGTAACCAGAGTCAGTGTTATGAGAGAAACAGCTACTGCATGAGAGTAATGAATGAATTGTTGATCAATTCCACTTAATCCTTCTACAAAACACAATTGTCCAAATACTTGTGGATTAAGCTTTGCAAAGCTTGATATTATAGATATCACCTGAAATACACTTTCAGAGATCTGTAAGTTGTTACCTAACAAGATATCCACTATGCTGTAGTAATAGATTATCCCATACACATATCCTGATAACACTCGATTGTTGAAGTACATTACTCCAAATATAATTGCTACTACTACAACCCAGTAGATAATTGTCAACAATACCACTAATACTGTTATTCCAGCTGAACACTTGTTATTGTTGATACAATCAGGAGAGTCATAAGCCAGGGTGTGTCCTGAACTACACTTACCACAAGCTACTCCAGTTCTGTGTGACATACACTGCTCATCTACTTTACTTGGGAGTTCAAAGTATCCAGGACTACTTTCTTCACGTTTAGCAAAGTTACAGTAGTTGTTTGGACAAAGTGATGAAGCATAACGGAGAGATACATTATCTACCCAGTAACCAATTTTAATTTCTGAATAGTCTCTATTACACTGAACAATATCAGAACGTGGATAACACACACATTGTGGTGGTTCACTTAATATGTTCAAGTGGTGACCTCTTTGACAAGGTGACAACTTCACTGTCAGTGTAGCACCGAACTGTTTGTAAAGAGGAGGGAGGACTGATGCAAATGTGATATTGATATAAGTGCTGTTATCAACATCTCTTAATGAGCTTGGAAACACTTGAAACTCTTGCAGTGAATTGCTAGCTACACTGATCTGTTTTTTGGACAAGAAGTAGTCACTGCCACAAGTATCACATCTCATGTGGAATATAGTTGGTTCAGCACTGTGATTGAAATAGTCATACACTGAAGCTGTAAAAGATACAATTTCGCCAAGCATTTTTGGTGTGTGAATAAAATAATGATTGCTATCTGTATAGTCCTCATTACTACTAATGACTGTTGATGAATGGAGCTTGATAGTCAGTGGAGAGGTGACAATAGGGTAACTATTACCCAATGGTGGTGGAAAATAGTTGAACATATTTGGAATATGAAGAAGTGATGAGGTGCTATTGTCTGTGGTCACATTGCAAGTCTTTGGTATGTTAAAATAAATGGAATTGCCAGCTAAATCTGCTGAGTTGTCAACAAAAACAACTGAGGAATCATTGGGTAATGCATTAAAGTTGACCCCACTGTTAATGCAAAATTTGTGTACATCAATGTACATAGCTCCACCTCGTAATCTAACTGAATTATTAGTAAAATAAATGTATGATTCATTCTTTATCGTTATGTCATATACTATTTCAATGTAAATAGCTGCACCACTGTCAGCTGAATTGTTCACAAATTGTACAGTTTCTGATAGCTCAAAATGTGATATTGCAAAACAGACTATTGTTGTACCAATGTTATTAGTAAAATTTGAGGATGCTACCTTAAAATTACCAGTATGAGTGGTAATATCAACATAAAAGTGAACTATGTTATCGCCACCAATATTTTCATCAAAGTTAGCATTAGTAATCTCCAAATAATAAATTGTTCTTATATTATCATTACTGCTCAGAACTTGCAAATTAGCTACAGTACTAAAAGCAGTGTTTTTTATAAATGTGCAACCATCAAACTTCATTTCACTCAGTGACTCTTGGTAGCTGTTATAATCACAGCCACGATACAACATTACAAGGAGCACTCCTCCACCCTGCTTATTATATCTGTTTAATTCAAATTGCACTTCTTCAAAAGCAATTTTAGTGCTGGAATCTTCAGTTCTAATATACACAATGCCATCAGTAGCATCACTGCCATCATGAGTTGTGGTATTGTAAACTAGCACATTAGAAAGTCTAATGTTCTGTGATGAGCAATTCAATGACAATGTCGACTGTGTAGGTGGTGTAATGTGTATCACTATAGCTCCATCAAGATTGTTTAAAAATTTGCAATTGATAATAGTCACTTCAGATTTAGAAATAGAAGAAACAACACTTAGGGCTCCTATGGCATAAGTTTGGCTCATTCTTTTAGCTTTGTTTAGCAGAAATGTTGAGTTGAGTATTTCAACAATTGCTTCAAAGTTTTTTTGATGCTGTACGAATAATTAAAGAATTGACATTACTTACAAAGCTTGAAGATGATATACTCAAGTGATGTTGATAATTTTGACATCCATCTATGTAAACAGAAATTCCTCTCTCACTGTTACTACAAACATAGAGGTTGGACATATGAACTTCAGTAGAACAAGCATCAGCATGCACGAAAAGTCCTAGAGTATTGTTGACAAATGCAGTATTACGAATTACCATGTCAATGCTTGTAGGGTATGCAAAGGATAATGGACCAATAAAAGCACTAAATAAATTCCCTGTGTGTGGTAGATTTGGCCCTGGATATCCATTGTTGTAAAAGTTGTTTCCATCTAAGATAATAGTAGAAACATGGTGTCCATAAAATATACCTAATCCACTGCAATGTAAAGAATCAATATCCCCTAGGTTAGAAATGAAATTATTCATTTTGATTGTAATGTTTCCATTTGCATTATTTAATGTAACTGCACATGGTGTTGAGTTTTGGAATGTACAGTTCTTAATTGTTACATTTAGAACATTTATAAAACCCAAGCCTCCTCCTACAAACTGCGGATAATGTCCACAATGATCAAACGTGATCCCTTCAATAGTGATATCACTACATGATGCACAGTAGATTGCTCCTACATTGTTACATCTGATGGTAATATCATTACCAGTGATTGTAATGTTGTTTATTGGTCCTGTTCCCATTTGAGTAACGTTCCCTAGAGACACTGATGCTGATGTAATGTTGATAATCGCATGGCTTGTTAGGTTTTGCAACGCGCGGGAAAGAGAACGACAAGGACAAGTGCCATTTCCACAACACTCATCACTGTCAATACCATCATTGTTAACTGTTATAACTCTACCATGTACTGTGTATGTTACCACAAGTAGCCACACAATAGTCAAGCAAATCATCATTAcctaaagcaaaaaaaaaaaaccaattGCATCACTGTGTTGACTGTATTCACACAATTATACAGTATTTGTGGCTGCATAATGTAGAATGCCACTGCATGCACAACTAATTTCTGTACTGACTATTTTTAAGTAATAATCCACTACTAAAAATGGTACACATTGTGGAAGAAATTAGGAGTGAAATTCTGTGTACAATTTAAGTTGCATATTTATCAATAGTGTCATGCTATAG
This portion of the Dysidea avara chromosome 12, odDysAvar1.4, whole genome shotgun sequence genome encodes:
- the LOC136240619 gene encoding uncharacterized protein isoform X1 — translated: MGDHEETDLDSSFQTTQDDTTTDDEIEQQIDPGSTLDEIKYIVFKSSLLELFTSCTSCHNICNGTISQPKGTFICVKQLCSHCGHKRIWMSQPMIKDTPAGNVMLSAAILFSGSTPGKILQLMNEMRIACICDSTLYNHQTAYLYPAVVSVWESHQTKLLAECRSRGTALSIGGDGRADSPGHSAKYGSYSLIDFDSNKIIHMELVQVKFAHCFYIICDWICSQSNQVTSSNHMEKEGLSRALKFLDAKSLQVGTLVTDRHKQIDKFISKQYPDIEHRYDVWHVSKGVKKKLNRQQNTRTANLLMNG
- the LOC136240619 gene encoding uncharacterized protein isoform X2 translates to MGDHEETDLDSSFQTTQDDTTTDDEIEQQIDPGSTLDEIKYIVFKSSLLELFTSCTSCHNICNGTISQPKGTFICVKQLCSHCGHKRIWMSQPMIKDTPAGNVMLSAAILFSGSTPGKILQLMNEMRIACICDSTLYNHQTAYLYPAVVSVWESHQTKLLAECRSRGTALSIGGDGRADSPGHSAKYGSYSLIDFDSNKIIHMELVQSNQVTSSNHMEKEGLSRALKFLDAKSLQVGTLVTDRHKQIDKFISKQYPDIEHRYDVWHVSKGVKKKLNRQQNTRTANLLMNG